The following are encoded together in the Arcobacter aquimarinus genome:
- the map gene encoding type I methionyl aminopeptidase translates to MAIPLRKPNEIEKLRVANIAVAKTLNYLKANVKAGMTLKEVDAMGEKFIRDLGARPSFKGLYGFPAAICTSLNEVIIHGIPSDIVLKEGDILGLDIGTEVDGWYGDSAITMPIGTISKEDEALIACAKDSLYYAIDVIKEGMRFKELSKLIEDFIVSRGYQPLVRFCGHGIGKKPHEEPEIPNYLENGNTKSGPKIKNGMVFCIEPMICCKDRNPVILDNGWDVVSKDGLRGSHYEHTVAVINGKAVILSNSED, encoded by the coding sequence ATGGCTATTCCATTGAGAAAACCAAACGAGATAGAAAAACTTCGTGTTGCAAATATTGCAGTTGCAAAAACTTTAAATTATTTAAAAGCTAATGTTAAAGCTGGTATGACTTTAAAAGAAGTTGATGCTATGGGGGAAAAGTTTATAAGAGACTTAGGAGCTAGACCCTCATTTAAAGGTTTATATGGTTTTCCAGCTGCTATTTGTACTTCATTAAACGAAGTTATTATACATGGAATTCCTAGTGATATTGTCTTAAAAGAAGGTGATATCCTTGGTCTTGATATCGGAACAGAAGTTGATGGATGGTATGGTGATTCAGCAATTACAATGCCTATTGGTACTATTTCTAAAGAAGATGAAGCTTTAATTGCTTGTGCAAAAGACTCTTTGTATTATGCTATTGATGTAATTAAAGAGGGTATGAGATTTAAAGAATTATCTAAATTGATTGAAGATTTTATAGTATCAAGAGGCTATCAACCACTAGTTAGATTTTGTGGACATGGTATCGGTAAAAAACCACACGAAGAACCAGAAATTCCAAATTATTTAGAAAATGGAAATACAAAATCTGGACCAAAAATCAAAAATGGAATGGTATTTTGTATAGAGCCTATGATCTGTTGTAAAGATAGAAATCCTGTTATTTTAGATAATGGATGGGATGTTGTATCAAAAGATGGATTAAGAGGTAGTCATTATGAACACACAGTTGCTGTAATTAATGGAAAAGCAGTTATTTTAAGTAATTCGGAAGATTAA
- the rplR gene encoding 50S ribosomal protein L18, whose amino-acid sequence MSRIKDIAKKNALRIKRKKRVRGSIFGTAEKPRVSIFKSNKYVSAQAINDVEGVTLAAVSSQAMGLNINKENAVKVAAQLAENLKAAGIETVVYDRNGYLYHGVVAAFADALRDNGIKL is encoded by the coding sequence ATGAGTAGAATAAAAGATATAGCTAAAAAAAATGCTTTAAGAATTAAAAGAAAAAAAAGAGTTAGAGGATCTATTTTTGGTACTGCTGAAAAACCAAGAGTATCAATTTTTAAATCTAATAAATACGTTAGTGCACAAGCTATTAATGATGTTGAAGGTGTAACTTTAGCGGCTGTTAGCTCTCAAGCTATGGGATTAAACATTAATAAAGAAAATGCAGTAAAAGTAGCAGCACAACTTGCTGAAAATTTAAAAGCTGCTGGAATTGAAACAGTAGTTTACGATAGAAATGGTTATCTTTACCATGGTGTAGTAGCAGCATTTGCTGATGCACTAAGAGATAACGGTATCAAATTATAA
- the secY gene encoding preprotein translocase subunit SecY, which produces MSKDLINKILITLGFIFLYRLLAYVPVPGVNIDVVKEFFDSNANNALGLVNMFSGNAVERLSIISLGIMPYITASIIMELLAATFPALGKMKKERDGMQKYMQIIRYTTIVITLIQSIGVSVGLNSLTGQNGQGAISIDMNTFIAVSAISMLTGTMLLMWIGEQITQKGIGNGISLIIFAGIVSAIPSAIGGTIDLVNNSQMSFLTVIGILIVILLTVGAIIYVELGERRVPVSYSRKVMMQNQKKRVMNYIPIKVNLSGVIPAIFASAILMFPATVLQGSQNKYLVMIADYLNPSSYTFNLFMFLFVVFFAFFYASITFNAKDISENLKKQGGFIPGVRPGESTALFLNDVASRLTFWGAIYMGLISTIPWLVVKAMGVPFYFGGVAVLIVVQVAIDTMRKIEAQQYTNKYQTLSAVGL; this is translated from the coding sequence ATGAGTAAAGATCTAATAAATAAGATTCTTATTACATTAGGCTTTATTTTTCTTTACAGGTTACTGGCATACGTGCCAGTACCTGGAGTTAATATAGATGTAGTTAAAGAATTTTTCGACTCAAATGCAAACAATGCGTTAGGTCTTGTTAATATGTTTAGTGGTAATGCTGTTGAAAGACTAAGTATTATTTCACTAGGAATCATGCCTTACATTACTGCTTCTATTATTATGGAACTTCTAGCAGCAACTTTCCCAGCACTTGGTAAAATGAAAAAAGAGAGAGATGGAATGCAAAAATATATGCAAATCATCAGATATACAACAATTGTAATTACATTAATTCAATCGATTGGTGTTTCAGTTGGTCTTAATTCATTAACAGGTCAAAATGGACAAGGTGCTATTTCAATTGATATGAATACTTTTATTGCAGTTTCTGCAATTTCTATGTTAACTGGAACTATGCTTCTTATGTGGATTGGTGAACAAATCACTCAAAAAGGTATAGGAAATGGTATTTCATTAATTATTTTCGCTGGAATTGTTTCTGCAATACCAAGTGCGATTGGTGGTACAATTGATTTAGTTAATAATAGTCAAATGAGTTTTTTAACAGTTATTGGTATTTTAATTGTTATTCTTTTAACAGTTGGTGCAATTATTTATGTTGAACTAGGAGAAAGAAGAGTTCCTGTTTCTTATTCAAGAAAAGTAATGATGCAAAATCAGAAAAAAAGAGTAATGAATTACATCCCTATAAAAGTTAATTTAAGTGGAGTTATTCCAGCAATTTTTGCGAGTGCTATTTTAATGTTTCCAGCTACTGTTTTACAGGGGAGCCAAAATAAGTACTTAGTTATGATTGCTGATTATTTAAATCCAAGTTCATATACTTTTAATTTATTTATGTTCTTATTTGTAGTTTTCTTTGCATTTTTCTATGCATCAATTACATTTAATGCAAAAGATATTTCTGAAAACTTGAAAAAACAGGGTGGATTTATTCCAGGTGTTAGACCAGGAGAAAGTACAGCATTGTTTTTAAATGATGTTGCTAGTAGATTAACTTTCTGGGGTGCTATTTATATGGGATTAATATCAACTATTCCTTGGCTTGTTGTAAAAGCTATGGGAGTTCCATTTTATTTTGGAGGTGTTGCTGTATTAATCGTTGTACAAGTTGCAATTGATACTATGAGAAAAATTGAAGCTCAGCAATATACAAATAAATATCAAACACTTAGTGCGGTTGGATTGTAA
- the rplF gene encoding 50S ribosomal protein L6, which translates to MSRIGKKPIAIPAGIEVTANGTVISVKKGNNISTVETHGRVGIEVADGQVVLTRNGDSKESSAFWGTYRALTANAINGLNVGFTKSLEINGVGYRAAVKGDILELQLGYSHPINYEIPKGLEVTVEKNIINVKGADKQQVGQAAAIIRGFRKPEPYKGKGVKYTDEKIIRKAGKTSKK; encoded by the coding sequence ATGTCTAGAATTGGAAAAAAACCTATCGCAATCCCAGCTGGTATTGAAGTAACAGCTAACGGTACTGTAATTAGTGTAAAAAAAGGTAACAATATTTCTACAGTTGAAACACACGGAAGAGTAGGAATTGAAGTAGCTGATGGACAAGTTGTATTAACTAGAAATGGTGATTCAAAAGAGTCTTCAGCATTTTGGGGAACTTATAGAGCTTTAACTGCTAATGCTATTAATGGTCTTAATGTTGGATTTACAAAATCTTTAGAAATCAATGGTGTTGGTTATAGAGCTGCTGTAAAAGGTGATATTTTAGAACTACAATTAGGTTATTCTCACCCGATTAACTATGAAATCCCAAAAGGATTAGAAGTTACTGTTGAAAAAAACATAATCAATGTTAAAGGTGCTGACAAACAACAAGTTGGTCAAGCTGCTGCAATTATTAGAGGCTTTAGAAAACCAGAACCATATAAAGGTAAAGGTGTTAAATATACTGATGAGAAGATCATCAGAAAAGCCGGAAAAACTTCTAAGAAGTAA
- the rpsE gene encoding 30S ribosomal protein S5, translating to MAAVNREDFQEAIVKIGRVTKVVKGGRRFRFTALVVVGDKNGTVGFGTGKAKEVPDAIKKALDDAFKSLVTVSIKGTTIAHDIEHKYNASKILLKPASEGTGLIAGGAARPVLELSGVKDIIAKSLGSNNPNNLVQATVEALAKIKG from the coding sequence ATGGCAGCGGTAAATAGAGAAGATTTTCAAGAAGCAATCGTTAAAATCGGAAGAGTAACAAAAGTTGTAAAAGGTGGAAGAAGATTCAGATTTACAGCTTTAGTTGTTGTTGGTGATAAAAACGGTACAGTAGGATTTGGAACTGGTAAAGCTAAAGAGGTTCCTGATGCAATTAAAAAAGCATTAGATGATGCATTCAAAAGTTTAGTAACAGTTTCTATCAAAGGAACTACAATCGCACATGATATTGAACATAAATATAATGCAAGTAAAATATTATTAAAGCCAGCATCAGAGGGTACTGGGCTTATCGCTGGGGGAGCTGCAAGACCTGTTCTTGAGCTTTCAGGTGTTAAAGATATTATTGCTAAATCTTTAGGTTCAAATAATCCAAACAACCTTGTACAAGCTACTGTTGAAGCATTAGCTAAGATTAAAGGATAA
- the infA gene encoding translation initiation factor IF-1, with the protein MAKDDVIVIDGKVIEALPNAMFRVELDNGHVVLCHISGKMRMHYIKILPNDTVKVEITPYSLDKGRITHRYK; encoded by the coding sequence GTGGCAAAAGATGATGTAATAGTAATAGATGGTAAAGTAATTGAAGCTTTACCAAATGCTATGTTTAGAGTAGAATTAGATAATGGACATGTAGTATTATGTCATATCTCAGGAAAAATGAGAATGCATTATATAAAAATATTGCCTAATGATACTGTAAAGGTAGAAATAACACCTTATTCATTGGATAAGGGAAGAATAACTCATAGATATAAATAA
- the rplO gene encoding 50S ribosomal protein L15, with protein sequence MALENLQPAPGSVKNSKRIGRGQGSGTGKTAGKGNKGQKARSGYKMKRGFEGGQQPLYKRLPKVGFFSRVTKPYSINVDKVSQIATLDEITLDSIKSVYKLSKSVEKVKLIGSTAKDLVAKIKDENVTTTGK encoded by the coding sequence ATGGCATTAGAAAATTTACAACCAGCTCCTGGTAGTGTTAAAAATTCAAAAAGAATTGGTAGAGGTCAAGGAAGTGGTACAGGTAAAACTGCTGGAAAAGGTAACAAAGGTCAAAAAGCTAGATCTGGTTATAAAATGAAAAGAGGATTTGAAGGTGGTCAACAACCACTTTACAAAAGACTTCCTAAAGTTGGATTCTTTTCAAGAGTAACTAAGCCTTATTCTATTAATGTAGATAAAGTATCACAAATTGCAACACTTGATGAAATTACATTAGATTCAATTAAATCTGTGTATAAATTATCAAAATCAGTTGAAAAAGTTAAATTAATTGGTTCAACTGCAAAAGATTTAGTAGCTAAGATTAAAGACGAAAACGTTACAACTACTGGAAAATAA